The nucleotide window TTTGTGCCAGCGGAGTTCGGGCAGATAGATGACGGTCTGCCGTTCTCTCGCGCCATTTTTACACTGCTGCGACCATCCGCCGGGTGCCTGGGGTCGAGGCTGCCGAGCCTCCAGTGATGCACCTTACACGCCAGTGGTGCATTTTCAACAAAGCCTGGCATACCAGGCTGTACTCGAACCCAGCTACCCAGCGCCGCTTTGGGGATCATGTAAGTCGTTCTCAGTGACCACGATATTTTCGATAGAGACCGATTTAGAATGTGAGATCAAATCATTGGAAACTTGCAATTCCTACTCAAGCCGTATATTTTGGGGGCACTCGTTTCTGGTGTCCATTCATATGCAGGTACGAGGCAATGGCGATCAAATTAGTACAGCAGCGGCAACAGTTTTTGCAGGAACTTTTAAAGCGAGACCACACGCTTAACGGCGGGATTCTGTATGGATTAGACGGTTATATCATTGAGATGCAAGCACGTGCGATGGATATCTTACGACGTCCGATGCACTTCGGTGCGGTAAGGAATGGTGACGGGCCAGTTACAAAAATCTCTGGCATGGCCCGTGGTGCGATTTCCGAATCAATCGATCGAATCACGGGTGCATTTGCTAAATGGGGAATCCCCGATACTGAAGTTTCAATCCTGATAAATTTAGCACCCGCCGATTTGCCGAAGGAAGGAACGTGGCTGGATTTACCGCTAGCAATACTAATGTTGCAGGCAAGTGGCTATCTGCCAAAGCTCTCCGATCAGATGGAAGGAGATCTGATTCTCATGGGAGAGTTAGGCTTACACGGAGAAGTTCGTCGAGTTCCGGGCGCACTTTCGATTGCATTTACGGCGAAGCCCGGCCAATCTCTCATCGTGCCAACAGGAAACGAGAAAGAGTGCGCTTTAATTCTAGCGAAACCTGGATACGACGGGTGCAATGTGTATCCCGTTTCAACGCTTGACGAAGTAATCCAATTTTTTCAACACAAGCGGCCACTGGAAAATGCGTTGCAAGGCGGCGTGACGTTTCAGGATTATATCCCTAAGGCTGTGGACTTCGGTCAAATATTAGGACAGGAAAAAGCAAAGGAAGCTGCATGTATTGCGGCTGCGGGAGGACATAATCTTTTAATGATAGGTCCGCCAGGTGAAGGTAAGTCGTTGATTGCAGGGGCAATTCCCGGTATTTTGCCGCGGCTTTCGAATGCCGAAAAAGTAGACTTGACCAAAATCTATTCTGCATATGGTGCCTTGGAGCATGACGGCATGGCAGTCACGCGACGCCCTATGCGCAATATTCACCATACAGCCTCAAAGCAGTCGCTGATTGGAGGTGGAAGTGGACGACCTCGACCCGGCGAAATAACGCTCGCACACTTAGGAGTTTTATTTCTCGACGAGATTGCTGAATTTAGCAGAGCGACGCTTGAGGCTCTTCGTCAGCCGATTGAAAGCGGCCGAATAGTTGTGTCAAGAGTTGGTGGGTCATTTGAGTATCCCTGTCGCTTTACGCTTGTTGCGGCGATGAACCCATGTCCTTGCGGCTTTTATGGCACAGAAAGTTGCACTTGTCGGCCCCAGGACGTTGAAAAATACCACCATAAAATTAGCGGGCCGATCTTAGATCGCATTGATTTACAGGTAGAGTTAAACCGCTTATCTACGAGCGAACGTTTCGGAGAAACCAAGAATGACTTGTCACCCCGATTACGAGCCAAGATCGAAGCAGCGCGGGTACGACAACAAGATCGATTTAACGGACTGGATATTCCGTATAATGCGGCAATTCCGGCCGGGCAAATTCGCGAATTGTGTAATTTTTCTTTGCCAGCCTTCGATCACTATAAATCGCTAATCGGCAATCATTTGTTATCGACACGATCTATGGATCGATTAGCAAAAGTTGCGAGGACAGTAGCTGATTTGGACAACTCTGATCAGATTGTCGAGAAACATATCGACAAAGCTGGTAGCTTTGTGATTGGCGGAATGCTGCGCGAATCGTCCTAAAACCGGCCCTGATGCAGCTCACCCTCACCCCGGCCCTCTCCCATCAAGGGAGAGGGAGAACGCGCTCGCGCGACCAACGGTCGCGGCTCGATGAGCAAGCGGGTTATTTCATCGAGTGCAGGCCGATCAGCGTTCCTTCGGTGTCGATGATCATGGAGATGTGGCCGTATTGTCCGATCGAGTATTTGGGCCGTTGGATTTTTCCGCCCGCGGCTTTCACACGGCCTTCCTCGACGGCGCAATCTTCGCAATGAAAGTAAACAATGCTGGAGTTGCCCGTGGCGTTGAATCCTTCCATTTTGACCAGTGCGCCGCAAGCGCCGTAGATGTTCATTTCGCCTGGAAATGCCCACAGCTCGACTCCAGGAATAGGCGAATCGAGCTTTTGCAACTTGATTTGAAAAAGCGATTCGTAAAATTGCTTGGCGCGGGCAAGATCTTGAACGTAAATTTCAAACCAGTCGATAGGATTGCTTTTCATTTGACGGTCTCCGAAAACAAGATTTGCCGGAATTGGCTACCGAGTTGCCAGGAATTAAAAAATATCGGCTGCGAGGCGGTTTGTCGAGGCAAAAGGTCGTCGCCAATTTTGAAACAAAATCGATGTAGCGACGGCTGTCGTCAGCCGTTTAGATCGAGAAAACCGCAGGCGTCTAGGGACAGACGCCACTACATTTTCCAAATTAAGCGACGGCGGCCTTTACCCCAGGCACCCGGCGGTTTCAGCCCACGGCAGCAGTGTGATCTGAATTATTGGCAGTTCACTGGGGGCTCGGCGGCACTCGACCCCAGCCACCCGGCGATTACGGCGCCCTGCGATTGCCAAGGGTGCGCGGACTTGCTTAGCGCTTGCGCGAGGTTAGGCGGCGGATAAAGAGCATTGCGCCGCCGCACAGGCCGGCTAGCACGAACGACGCGGGTTCGGGTGCCGGAGTAGAGCTGACGTTGATGGTGACCGTGTTCTCCGTGAGGCCGGTTCCCATGGTCCAGGTAAAAGTGCCGGGGGACAGGCCGAGGTTAGCAAGCGTTTTGCCGGTGTAGGTGGAGGAGTCGATGATGGCGGTATCCGTGGTGTAACTGGTCGGTACAGCCAGAACGAAGCTGCCGAAACCGGGATTGCTAAACATAAACAATGAGCCGCTGCCGGAGCTTGCAGGAGTGATGGGGAAGACCGTGCCGAAGCTGGCAGGCCCGGTGAGCGCGGTGCTAAACGTGTACTCGAAGACGCTGGTGGTAGTGGCCGGTCCGTTCACGATCAAGTCTGAAAACGAACTCATCTCTGCACCAATACTGAATGAAACGGCGGTGGCGCTGCCGAGGTTGACGTCACCCGAGCCATTGGCCACGACGTTGCCCGCGCCATCGGGAGCAATATTGATGGCGAACAGCCCGGGGCCGGGTATGGCGTGAAGCGGCCTAACGAAGCAGAAAATCGAGGCGATGGCAACGAGGCTCGCGATCTGCGGGAGAAGTTTTTTCAGGAACATAGCGTTTTCCGATCATGCTGCGTGTCATCGTTATGTTCCTTCGTTCTATGCCTCTGATTAGGGGCAGTATAACCCAAATTGATGGCATGTCAAGGTTTTATTTGCAGTAGGAGCCGCGGGGGTGCCGCTGCCGACTTCGCTTGTCCAGCAGTGACTGGATGACATTGATAATTATCGTGTGAAAAGCAAATTGGGTGACAACAGCTTGCATAGCAGATGGCTGAAGGTATCGCTTTTTTCGCAGGAAACAGACATGGCTCAATTTTAGGCAAAAACATTTGAGCTCGCCGTTCCGGTACAGGATTTTTTGTGCAAGCGAGGGGAGGCTGTTGGATTACAGCATGCCGTTCTCTTGCGCCATTTACACGGACGAGCAAGCAGTGGCACCCGGGCGCGACCAACGGTCGCGGCTTTATACGCAAGCGTGGGCATGTCGCCTGGTGTTTTATGCGATCTTATCGCGTTTTTCTGGACTGATAGGTAATTCCTAGTTTTTACCTAGCCAATGGCCCGACTGACACGGTCGGGCTGTGTGCAAATTATTCGGGGCGAGGTGCAAATTATCCGATACCCATTGCGCCAAATCCTTGCACTGCCTGCTTCCAGGGGGTATGATAAGCCCCGGAACAAGGACCCGAGGTGGTTGCAACATGATTTTCCTCAAAGTCAGGGAGGACCTGTATGTCGTGTCGTTGTTCCAAGGTAGTTTTTGTAGTTACGTTCGTGCTTGTAGGAATCGTGTCGCGGCCGTCGGTTCAGGCCACGCCGCTAATTGTGGGAAGTGCGATTCTTTCTGCCCCCGGCCCAGGCCCCGTGGGCGGTGTAGTTGTCGCCAATAGTGGACCTGTTCCATTTACCTCGGCCACCTTTCAAGGAACGCTGACCAGTGAGGTCATTGGCAGCGATCCGGCCAACCCGTTCGGGCCTGGTAATTTGACATTCACGTATATGCTTACCAACACGGGCGGCCCGGAATCGATCGATCGACTGACCGTTCCCGGCTGGGGCATTCCCGGCCTACTGACGGACGCTAGTTATCAAGCGCCGGTACTGCCTGGCAACATCATTCCCACGTCGTTTGATCGTAGTATCGATCCGCTTGGAAATGTGATCGGCGTTTTTTTTACGCCGCCGGTGACGGGCTTGGGCGCGATTCCCCCGGGCGGCACGAGCGCGCTGGTCGTAATTCAAACCAATTCGACGCAGTTCAATCCATCTGTCGCATCGATGATCGATGGTAGCACGGCGCAAGCTACGACGTTTGCGCCGCTTTTGGTCTTTGGCAGTCCCGAACCATCCACGTTGGTGTTGGGGCTCGTCGGTTTCGCCGGATTAGGCGCCATGGTTCGCAACCGGATGTTACGGGCTAAGTTATTTTTTGGACAGCAGTGATTAACTCAACTAAGGTAAAAGTCGTTATGGCAACATATGCATTTTCTGCCACCCGTGCGGTCGGAATTCGTTTCTTAAGTTTTTCGTTGGTTGTTATTTGTGGGTTAGCGCTGGCCACCATCGCCCGGGCGAC belongs to Pirellulales bacterium and includes:
- a CDS encoding YifB family Mg chelatase-like AAA ATPase, translated to MAIKLVQQRQQFLQELLKRDHTLNGGILYGLDGYIIEMQARAMDILRRPMHFGAVRNGDGPVTKISGMARGAISESIDRITGAFAKWGIPDTEVSILINLAPADLPKEGTWLDLPLAILMLQASGYLPKLSDQMEGDLILMGELGLHGEVRRVPGALSIAFTAKPGQSLIVPTGNEKECALILAKPGYDGCNVYPVSTLDEVIQFFQHKRPLENALQGGVTFQDYIPKAVDFGQILGQEKAKEAACIAAAGGHNLLMIGPPGEGKSLIAGAIPGILPRLSNAEKVDLTKIYSAYGALEHDGMAVTRRPMRNIHHTASKQSLIGGGSGRPRPGEITLAHLGVLFLDEIAEFSRATLEALRQPIESGRIVVSRVGGSFEYPCRFTLVAAMNPCPCGFYGTESCTCRPQDVEKYHHKISGPILDRIDLQVELNRLSTSERFGETKNDLSPRLRAKIEAARVRQQDRFNGLDIPYNAAIPAGQIRELCNFSLPAFDHYKSLIGNHLLSTRSMDRLAKVARTVADLDNSDQIVEKHIDKAGSFVIGGMLRESS
- a CDS encoding PEP-CTERM sorting domain-containing protein; the protein is MSCRCSKVVFVVTFVLVGIVSRPSVQATPLIVGSAILSAPGPGPVGGVVVANSGPVPFTSATFQGTLTSEVIGSDPANPFGPGNLTFTYMLTNTGGPESIDRLTVPGWGIPGLLTDASYQAPVLPGNIIPTSFDRSIDPLGNVIGVFFTPPVTGLGAIPPGGTSALVVIQTNSTQFNPSVASMIDGSTAQATTFAPLLVFGSPEPSTLVLGLVGFAGLGAMVRNRMLRAKLFFGQQ
- a CDS encoding VOC family protein encodes the protein MKSNPIDWFEIYVQDLARAKQFYESLFQIKLQKLDSPIPGVELWAFPGEMNIYGACGALVKMEGFNATGNSSIVYFHCEDCAVEEGRVKAAGGKIQRPKYSIGQYGHISMIIDTEGTLIGLHSMK